A genomic segment from Phragmites australis chromosome 6, lpPhrAust1.1, whole genome shotgun sequence encodes:
- the LOC133921570 gene encoding amino acid transporter AVT3B-like, whose product MGLGMGNSEASSSSSRLDPAPLLPHHGRESGEVGLSSQPKTFANVFIAVVGAGVLGLPYTFSHTGWAAGSLLVLSVAALTFYCMMLLVACRRRLADEHAKISSFGDLGDAIFGAQGRFAVDSMLVLSQASFCIGYLIFISNTMAHLYPIFAPSSSALLSPKALFIWAMLPFQLGLNSIKTLTLLAPLSIFADVVDLGAMGVVLGQDVATWLAKSPPVVAFGGPGALLYGLGVSVFAFEGIGMVLPLEAEAANKKKFGATLGLSMAFIAVMYGLFGVMGYVAFGDATRDIITTNLGAGWLSAAVQLGLCINLFFTMPVMMNPVYEVSERLLHGKRYCWWLRWLLVIAVGLAAMYVPNFTDFLALVGSSVCVLLGFVLPASFHLKMFGAEMGWPGVLSDVLLIVLGLTLAVFGTYTSLLQIFHSSSV is encoded by the coding sequence ATGGGGTTGGGGATGGGGAATAGCGAGGCGAGTTCTTCGTCGTCGCGGCTGGACCCCGCGCCGCTGCTGCCGCACCACGGTAGAGAGAGCGGCGAGGTGGGCCTGTCGTCGCAGCCCAAGACGTTCGCGAACGTCTTCATCGCGGTGGTCGGCGCCGGCGTGCTGGGCCTGCCGTACACCTTCTCGCACACGGGGTGGGCGGCGGGGTCGCTGCTGGTTCTTTCAGTCGCCGCGCTCACCTTCTACTGCATGATGCTGCTCGTcgcgtgccgccgccgcctcgccgacGAGCACGCTAAGATCTCCTCGTTCGGGGACCTCGGGGACGCCATCTTCGGTGCGCAAGGCCGGTTCGCCGTGGACTCGATGCTGGTACTCAGCCAGGCCAGCTTCTGCATCGGATACCTCATCTTCATCTCGAACACCATGGCGCACCTCTACCCGATCTTCGCGCCGTCCTCATCCGCCCTCCTCTCCCCCAAGGCGCTCTTCATCTGGGCCATGCTGCCGTTCCAGCTCGGGCTCAACTCCATCAAGACGCTCACGCTTCTCGCGCCGCTTAGCATCTTCGCCGACGTCGTCGACCTCGGCGCCATGGGGGTCGTCCTTGGCCAGGACGTTGCCACCTGGCTCGCCAAGTCCCCGCCCGTGGTGGCCTTCGGCGGCCCGGGCGCGCTCCTCTACGGGCTCGGCGTCTCCGTGTTCGCCTTCGAGGGCATCGGCATGGTGCTGCcgctggaggcggaggccgCGAACAAGAAAAAGTTCGGCGCCACGCTCGGCCTATCCATGGCGTTCATTGCCGTCATGTACGGTCTGTTCGGCGTGATGGGGTACGTCGCGTTCGGCGACGCCACGCGGGACATCATCACCACCAACCTCGGCGCTGGGTGGCTGTCGGCCGCCGTGCAGCTGGGGCTGTGCATCAACCTGTTCTTCACCATGCCGGTGATGATGAACCCGGTGTACGAGGTCAGCGAGCGCCTGCTCCACGGGAAGCGCTACTGCTGGTGGCTCCGGTGGCTGCTCGTCATCGCCGTCGGGCTCGCCGCCATGTACGTCCCCAACTTCACCGACTTCCTGGCGCTCGTCGGTAGCAGCGTCTGCGTCCTCCTCGGGTTCGTGCTGCCGGCCTCGTTCCACCTCAAGATGTTCGGCGCCGAGATGGGCTGGCCCGGGGTGCTCTCCGATGTCCTGCTGATCGTGCTCGGCCTCACGCTCGCCGTCTTCGGAACGTACACATCACTGCTGCAAATCTTCCACTCGTCCAGCGTTTGA
- the LOC133921572 gene encoding DNA-binding protein MNB1B-like has translation MKGKADASTKGESRLKAAGGAGKRKKAAASGKPKRPPSAFFVFMSEFRQEYQAQHPDNKSVAAVSKAAGGKWRAMSEEEKAPYQEKAGQKKQDYEKSKADFNKKESTSSKKAKTQDDEGEGSDKSKSEIDDDDEEENEEDE, from the exons ATGAAGGGCAAGGCCGACGCCTCCACGAAGGGCGAGAGCAG ACTCAAGGccgccggcggcgccggcaAGCGGAAGAAGGCCGCCGCGAGCGGCAAGCCCAAGCGCCCGCCCTCCGCCTTCTTCGTCTTCAT GTCTGAATTCAGACAGGAGTACCAGGCGCAGCACCCAGACAACAAGAGCGTCGCCGCC GTGAGCAAGGCAGCAGGCGGAAAGTGGCGCGCTATGTCTGAGGAA GAGAAGGCACCATACCAGGAGAAAGCTGGGCAGAAGAAGCAGGACTATGAGAAGAGTAAGGCCGACTTCAATAAGAAG GAGAGTACAAGCTCAAAGAAGGCTAAGACTCAGGATGACGAGGGTGAAGGCTCTGACAAGTCAAAGTCTGAGATcgacgacgatgatgaggag GAAAACGAGGAAGATGAGTAA
- the LOC133921574 gene encoding protein LAZ1-like isoform X2, translating to MRVNLGLVLPLMDKYTAPTWAILISGFFMLLSVSLSMYLIFEHLSAYNNPEEQKFVLGVILMVPCYAVESYVSLVNPDTSVYCGILRDGYEAFAMYCFGRYITACLGGEDRTIAFLKREGGEDSGEPLLHHTSEKGIIHHHFPVNYILKPWRLGVRFYQIIKFGIFQYVIIKTLTASLSLILQPFGVYCDGEFNWGCGYPYFAVVLNFSQYWALYCLVEWYTATKDELEHIKPLAKFLSFKSIVFLTWWQGVIIAIMYSLGLVRSPLAQSLELKSSIQDFIICIEMGVASIVHLYVFPAKPYELLGKHHSPGNISVLGDYAASAPVDPDEIKDISRPTKMRFPQLEPDVINATNIKESVRDFVIGSGEYVIKDFKFTVNQAVRPVEKRFDKMKKNIKFRQSRDDNWVSASTPERTIRGIDDPLISGSTSDSGISKGKRHRRDSSLAGTVDSWEGSDQASDGYVIRGRRWEIRRS from the exons ATGAGGGTCAATCTTGGTCTCGTTTTGCCCTTGATGGACAAATACACCGCGCCCACATGGGCCATACTGATATCAGGATTCTTCATGCTGCTTTCCGTTTCCCTCTCGATGTACTTGATATTTGAGCACCTCTCGGCATACAACAATCCAGAG GAACAGAAATTTGTTCTTGGTGTTATCTTAATGGTCCCTTGCTATGCAGTTGAATCA TACGTTTCGTTAGTAAATCCGGACACTAGTGTCTACTGTGGCATTCTGCGTGATGGCTATGAAGCATTTGCTATGTATTGCTTTGGAAGATATATTACTGCTTGTTTAG GTGGTGAAGATAGGACGATTGCATTTTTGAAGAGGGAGGGCGGCGAAGATTCTGGAGAACCTCTTTTGCATCATACCTCCGAAAAGGGAATCATTCATCATCATTTTCCTGTGAATTACATATTGAAACCATGGAGACTCGGTGTGCGGTTTTACCAGATTATCAAATTTGGTATATTTCAATAT GTGATTATAAAGACACTCACGGCTAGCTTATCTCTTATCCTTCAACCTTTTGGTGTATATTGTGATGGAGAATTCAATTGGGGATGTGG ATATCCTTACTTTGCTGTAGTCCTGAACTTCAGTCAGTATTGGGCCCTATACTGTTTAGTGGAATGGTACACAGCTACTAAGGATGAATTGGAACATATAAAACCTTTGGCTAAATTCCTTTCCTTCAAGTCAATAGTATTTTTGACTTGGTGGCAGGGTGTGATAATTGCTATCATGTATTCTTTGGGCTTGGTTAGAAGTCCGTTAGCACAGAGCTTGGAGTTAAAATCAAGTATACAGGATTTTATCATATGTATAGAG ATGGGCGTAGCATCAATTGTTCACCTGTATGTGTTCCCTGCAAAACCTTATGAGCTATTAGGTAAACATCATTCACCTGGGAACATTTCGGTACTGGGGGACTACGCCGCCTCTGCTCCTGTGGATCCTGATGAGATAAAGGATATCTCTCGGCCTACCAAAATGAGGTTTCCACAGTTGGAACCTGATGTGATAAATGCAACTAATATTAAAGAGAGTGTTCGAGACTTTGTAATTGGTAGCGGAGAATAT GTGATAAAAGATTTTAAGTTCACTGTTAACCAAGCAGTACGCCCAGTGGAGAAGCGGTTTGATAAAATGAAGAAGAACATCAAGTTCAGGCAGAGCCGGGACGACAATTGGGTGAGCGCATCCACACCAGAGAGGACAATTCGTGGTATTGATGATCCTCTCATAAGTGGGAGCACTAGTGACAGTGGGATCAGCAAAGGGAAAAGGCATCGCAGAGATTCAAGCTTAGCTGGTACCGTGGACAGTTGGGAAGGTAGTGATCAGGCATCTGATGGCTATGTCATACGGGGTCGCCGTTGGGAAATTAGGAGATCATGA
- the LOC133921574 gene encoding protein LAZ1-like isoform X1: MRVNLGLVLPLMDKYTAPTWAILISGFFMLLSVSLSMYLIFEHLSAYNNPEEQKFVLGVILMVPCYAVESVISLKQLITFGALVLLVAYLMIFGTPLQQYVSLVNPDTSVYCGILRDGYEAFAMYCFGRYITACLGGEDRTIAFLKREGGEDSGEPLLHHTSEKGIIHHHFPVNYILKPWRLGVRFYQIIKFGIFQYVIIKTLTASLSLILQPFGVYCDGEFNWGCGYPYFAVVLNFSQYWALYCLVEWYTATKDELEHIKPLAKFLSFKSIVFLTWWQGVIIAIMYSLGLVRSPLAQSLELKSSIQDFIICIEMGVASIVHLYVFPAKPYELLGKHHSPGNISVLGDYAASAPVDPDEIKDISRPTKMRFPQLEPDVINATNIKESVRDFVIGSGEYVIKDFKFTVNQAVRPVEKRFDKMKKNIKFRQSRDDNWVSASTPERTIRGIDDPLISGSTSDSGISKGKRHRRDSSLAGTVDSWEGSDQASDGYVIRGRRWEIRRS; encoded by the exons ATGAGGGTCAATCTTGGTCTCGTTTTGCCCTTGATGGACAAATACACCGCGCCCACATGGGCCATACTGATATCAGGATTCTTCATGCTGCTTTCCGTTTCCCTCTCGATGTACTTGATATTTGAGCACCTCTCGGCATACAACAATCCAGAG GAACAGAAATTTGTTCTTGGTGTTATCTTAATGGTCCCTTGCTATGCAGTTGAATCAGTAATATCTCTAAAACAACTTATAACTTTCGGGGCTCTAGTTCTTCTAGTTGCTTATTTAATGATCTTTGGTACCCCTCTGCAACAGTACGTTTCGTTAGTAAATCCGGACACTAGTGTCTACTGTGGCATTCTGCGTGATGGCTATGAAGCATTTGCTATGTATTGCTTTGGAAGATATATTACTGCTTGTTTAG GTGGTGAAGATAGGACGATTGCATTTTTGAAGAGGGAGGGCGGCGAAGATTCTGGAGAACCTCTTTTGCATCATACCTCCGAAAAGGGAATCATTCATCATCATTTTCCTGTGAATTACATATTGAAACCATGGAGACTCGGTGTGCGGTTTTACCAGATTATCAAATTTGGTATATTTCAATAT GTGATTATAAAGACACTCACGGCTAGCTTATCTCTTATCCTTCAACCTTTTGGTGTATATTGTGATGGAGAATTCAATTGGGGATGTGG ATATCCTTACTTTGCTGTAGTCCTGAACTTCAGTCAGTATTGGGCCCTATACTGTTTAGTGGAATGGTACACAGCTACTAAGGATGAATTGGAACATATAAAACCTTTGGCTAAATTCCTTTCCTTCAAGTCAATAGTATTTTTGACTTGGTGGCAGGGTGTGATAATTGCTATCATGTATTCTTTGGGCTTGGTTAGAAGTCCGTTAGCACAGAGCTTGGAGTTAAAATCAAGTATACAGGATTTTATCATATGTATAGAG ATGGGCGTAGCATCAATTGTTCACCTGTATGTGTTCCCTGCAAAACCTTATGAGCTATTAGGTAAACATCATTCACCTGGGAACATTTCGGTACTGGGGGACTACGCCGCCTCTGCTCCTGTGGATCCTGATGAGATAAAGGATATCTCTCGGCCTACCAAAATGAGGTTTCCACAGTTGGAACCTGATGTGATAAATGCAACTAATATTAAAGAGAGTGTTCGAGACTTTGTAATTGGTAGCGGAGAATAT GTGATAAAAGATTTTAAGTTCACTGTTAACCAAGCAGTACGCCCAGTGGAGAAGCGGTTTGATAAAATGAAGAAGAACATCAAGTTCAGGCAGAGCCGGGACGACAATTGGGTGAGCGCATCCACACCAGAGAGGACAATTCGTGGTATTGATGATCCTCTCATAAGTGGGAGCACTAGTGACAGTGGGATCAGCAAAGGGAAAAGGCATCGCAGAGATTCAAGCTTAGCTGGTACCGTGGACAGTTGGGAAGGTAGTGATCAGGCATCTGATGGCTATGTCATACGGGGTCGCCGTTGGGAAATTAGGAGATCATGA
- the LOC133921575 gene encoding protein ALTERED PHOSPHATE STARVATION RESPONSE 1-like, with translation MGCKGSKLDEQEAVALCRGRADLLAAAVRHRYALADAHAALADSLASVAAALHLLMTAQPRLGLPTARKDVDAPPPSSPPHSSSHINFAPSSGSESGSVSSSPHRSVGQQQLHQPHPHPDRLPFPHYGYGGYGYAPEPPFGGYPPGSLRLYYARSRLPPASVAVEQRAAAPERVYYGSFEPAAGGYSQYYSYGGELAAAGRAAAPPPPSPPRASSWDFFNVFDDYDVYDNYCYDAGGAGAAASYTPSRSSREVRDEEGIPELEEDDVVVKQVASEFSTPGSGARSRRSSLSGVSSSIAEVDEEENCVVDKEVIGRGNVARQQASAQRNVTVSAPTAWRNVGSTDVAAEIKAQFVRAADAVKVLVPILEVGRRRYHPRSSVYHVSSRMVSAITVPHSDLGGVELLDVGGEKVVGERSLSFTLQKLYIWEKKLYDEVKAEEKMRLLLAKNTKRLKFLDQKGAEAHKIDTTRNLVRKLSTKIRITVKVIAKISKKINRVRDEELWPQINALVQGFVRMWQDKLNCYQIQCEVMSEAKNLDSIVSGGSSRDLALELELELIKWIVNFCCWVNEQKSFVKALNGWLALCLNYKAEETADGVPPYSPGRVGAPLVFVICNSWSQAMDRISEKEVVTSMQALVSSVRKLSEQHNVEQTEQIIATRERERWNKILERKTLEINKEADALNKKLALVPGRQSLLPSARTYQEHLLEASSLHTSLGRVVQALESFASNSLRAFEETLRHAEEERSSRDNAKVS, from the exons ATGGGGTGCAAGGGGTCCAAGCTGGACGAGCAGGAGGCCGTGGCGCTGTGCCGGGGCCGCGCCGACCTTCTCGCGGCGGCCGTGCGGCACCGCTACGCGCTCGCGGATGCGCACGCCGCGCTCGCCGACTCGCTCGCGTCCGTGGCCGCGGCGCTCCACCTCCTCATGACCGCCCAGCCGCGGCTCGGGCTCCCCACCGCGCGCAAGGACGTcgacgcgccgccgccctcATCGCCGCCGCACTCCTCGTCGCACATCAACTTCGCGCCCTCCTCCGGGTCCGAGTCCGGCTCCGTGTCCTCCTCGCCTCACCGCTCCGTCGGCCAACAGCAACTCCACCAGCCGCACCCGCACCCGGACCGTCTCCCGTTCCCGCATTACGGGTACGGCGGCTACGGGTACGCGCCCGAGCCCCCTTTCGGTGGGTACCCGCCGGGATCGCTGCGGCTCTACTACGCGCGGAGCCGCCTGCCCCCGGCCTCCGTCGCCGTCGAGCAGCGTGCGGCGGCACCGGAGCGCGTGTACTACGGTTCCTTCGAACCGGCGGCGGGTGGGTACTCCCAGTATTACTCGTACGGCGGCGAGCTGGCGGCAGCTGGTAGGGcggctgcgccgccgccgccgtcgccgccgagggCGAGTTCGTGGGACTTCTTCAATGTGTTTGATGACTATGACGTGTACGACAACTACTGTTACGATGCCGGCGGCGCTGGGGCTGCAGCATCGTACACGCCGAGCCGGAGCTCGCGGGAGGTGCGGGATGAGGAGGGCATCCCAGAGCTGGAGGAGGATGACGTCGTTGTCAAGCAGGTGGCCAGCGAGTTCTCCACTCCCGGGAGTGGCGCCCGCAGCCGACGCAGCTCGCTCAGCGGCGTTAGCAGTAGCATTGCCGAAGTCGACGAAGAGGAGAATTGTGTCGTCGATAAGGAAGTGATTGGCAGGGGCAACGTGGCGCGCCAACAGGCTTCGGCGCAGCGTAATGTCACTGTGTCTGCGCCGACTGCCTGGAGGAACGTTGGGAGTACAGACGTTGCCGCCGAGATCAAAGCGCAGTTTGTTAGAGCAGCAGACGCCGTCAAGGTGCTTGTGCCGATTCTTGAGGTTGGGAGGCGGAGGTACCATCCCCGGAGCTCAGTGTACCATG TTTCATCTCGGATGGTGTCAGCGATTACCGTGCCGCATTCAGACCTTGGAGGCGTCGAGCTTTTGGATGTTGGAGGGGAGAAGGTGGTGGGAGAAAGGAGCTTGTCTTTCACGCTGCAGAAGCTctatatttgggagaagaagttGTATGACGAGGTTAAG GCTGAAGAGAAAATGCGTCTGCTGCTTGCGAAGAATACAAAGCGGCTGAAGTTCTTGGATCAAAAAGGCGCTGAAGCGCACAAGATTGACACAACGCGAAATTTGGTCAGGAAGCTATCTACAAAAATAAGAATAACTGTAAAAGTAATTGCTAAGATTTCCAAAAAGATAAACAGAGTAAGGGATGAGGAATTGTGGCCACAAATTAATGCCTTAGTCCAAGG GTTTGTGAGAATGTGGCAAGATAAGCTTAACTGCTACCAGATACAGTGTGAAGTTATGTCAGAGGCAAAAAACTTGGATTCAATTGTTTCCGGTGGAAGCAGTCGAGATTTGGCATTGGAGCTTGAGCTAGAGCTGATCAAATGGATTGTCAATTTTTGCTGCTGGGTGAATGAACAGAAGAGCTTCGTCAAAGCGCTGAATGGATGGCTGGCACTTTGTCTTAACTACAAGGCTGAAGAAACAGCTGATGGAGTTCCTCCTTATTCGCCTGGAAGAGTGGGTGCTCCCCTTGTATTCGTCATCTGCAACAGCTGGTCTCAAGCTATGGATCGGATTTCTGAGAAAGAAGTGGTTACCTCTATGCAAGCTCTTGTGTCTTCTGTACGGAAGCTATCGGAGCAACACAACGTTGAACAGACGGAACAGATCATTGCAACGCGGGAAAGAGAAAGATGGAATAAGATACTGGAAAGGAAGACCTTAGAGATTAACAAGGAAGCAGATGCGCTGAACAAGAAGCTGGCCCTGGTACCAGGCCGGCAAAGCCTGCTTCCAAGCGCACGTACATACCAGGAACATCTTCTTGAAGCAAGCAGTTTACATACTAGTTTGGGGCGTGTTGTTCAAGCCCTAGAAAGCTTCGCTTCCAATTCCCTGCGAGCTTTCGAGGAGACCCTGAGACATGCTGAAGAGGAAAGGTCGTCCAGAGACAACGCGAAGGTTTCATAG